One genomic region from Gracilimonas sp. encodes:
- a CDS encoding AarF/ABC1/UbiB kinase family protein, translating into MSNDFPSSKFERGSRIAKTGLKVGTNYAKRYLRKKSGKENGDSDSSFHSENAKEVFKEFTKLRGTALKIAQGMSMDQGFLPEEFAEVMSQAQYSVPPINKALVRSIIKRELGDYPEQLFSRFDSEAFAAASIGQVHMAELKDGRKTAIKIQYPNVRETINSDLGLAKILVKRIVKKGADIDPYFEEVKQTLLEETDYTNEGQQIELFRERFGGMNIVIPEWIKEYSTDKVLCMTYLEGRHLNEFLKENPTQEQRNRFGQLLWDFFHQQIQDKNYVHADTHPGNFLFTNDDKLGVIDFGCVKQFPEAFFMDYLRLLPTHLNGDEEAIRNLYYKLNVIKTDSDNPDKEEEYFRFARNYGMTFAEPYKSEVFDFGDEDYRNKIKYFTKDAPIGNEPRGSQHFLYTTRVHLGLYNLLMKLGAHINTSKSKEILSEMLDVDFGELV; encoded by the coding sequence ATGAGTAATGACTTCCCATCCTCGAAATTTGAGCGAGGCAGCCGTATTGCCAAAACCGGGCTCAAGGTTGGAACCAATTATGCCAAGCGTTATTTACGGAAGAAATCAGGTAAAGAAAACGGGGATTCTGACAGCAGCTTCCATTCCGAAAATGCCAAAGAGGTATTTAAGGAGTTTACCAAACTGCGCGGAACTGCATTAAAGATTGCCCAGGGCATGAGCATGGATCAGGGGTTTTTACCTGAAGAATTCGCTGAGGTAATGAGTCAGGCTCAATATTCAGTTCCTCCTATTAATAAGGCTTTGGTTCGCTCTATCATAAAAAGAGAATTGGGTGACTATCCTGAGCAATTATTTTCCCGTTTCGACTCCGAGGCTTTTGCGGCAGCATCCATTGGCCAGGTGCATATGGCTGAACTCAAAGACGGACGAAAAACTGCCATCAAAATACAATACCCCAATGTTCGGGAGACCATCAATTCCGACCTTGGCCTTGCTAAAATTTTAGTGAAACGCATCGTTAAGAAGGGCGCTGATATTGATCCCTATTTTGAGGAAGTAAAACAAACTCTGCTGGAAGAAACCGATTATACAAATGAAGGCCAGCAAATTGAGTTATTCCGAGAGCGATTTGGCGGGATGAATATCGTTATTCCGGAGTGGATCAAAGAGTATTCTACGGATAAAGTTTTGTGTATGACGTACCTGGAAGGCCGGCATCTCAATGAGTTCCTGAAAGAAAACCCAACCCAGGAACAGCGAAATCGCTTCGGGCAGCTGCTGTGGGATTTTTTCCATCAACAAATTCAGGATAAGAATTACGTTCACGCCGACACACACCCCGGAAATTTCTTATTCACTAACGATGACAAACTGGGCGTCATTGATTTCGGTTGCGTAAAACAATTTCCCGAAGCGTTTTTCATGGATTACCTTCGGTTGCTGCCCACCCATTTAAATGGGGATGAAGAAGCCATCCGTAATCTATATTACAAGCTTAATGTCATCAAAACTGATTCAGATAATCCCGACAAAGAAGAGGAATATTTTCGTTTCGCCCGTAATTATGGAATGACTTTCGCTGAGCCTTATAAATCTGAAGTTTTTGATTTTGGGGACGAAGACTACCGAAATAAGATCAAGTACTTTACCAAAGATGCTCCCATCGGTAATGAACCCCGTGGGTCTCAACACTTCTTATATACCACCCGCGTTCACCTTGGGCTCTACAATCTGCTGATGAAACTGGGAGCCCATATCAACACTTCCAAAAGCAAAGAAATACTTAGCGAAATGCTGGACGTTGATTTTGGGGAATTGGTATAA
- a CDS encoding fatty acid desaturase, with the protein MDISASEGHKRDKDGFYWSDDAEPHLERRKEILKKYPQVRDLYGVDPSLKYKVFGLVLIQMISAYFAPNLHWSLFLVASYVFGATISHALFLAIHELSHHLAFKKRAHNNWLAIFANIPMIFPYAMSFKTYHLMHHAEQGDEHHDADLPHPVEAGFFKGLWGKLVWAFNQILCYIIRPLFVHPLKMKKWHFINMAFQFPVIAVFIYFAGWQALLYLAVSVFFAGSLHPLAGHFISEHYVFEEGQETYSYYGPLNKLSFNVGFHNEHHDFPRIPGSRLPKLKKLAPEYYDDLYAHSSWTRVLYKFITNSDISLHSRVRRKSSQNRK; encoded by the coding sequence ATGGATATTTCAGCATCTGAGGGGCATAAAAGAGATAAAGACGGGTTTTACTGGTCGGATGATGCAGAGCCTCATTTAGAACGACGAAAAGAGATCTTAAAAAAATATCCGCAGGTAAGAGACCTATACGGAGTTGACCCCTCTTTAAAGTACAAAGTTTTTGGCTTGGTTCTAATCCAGATGATTTCCGCTTACTTTGCTCCGAATTTACACTGGTCGTTATTTTTAGTGGCCTCTTATGTGTTCGGTGCTACTATTTCTCATGCTTTATTCTTGGCTATCCATGAACTGAGCCACCATTTGGCATTTAAGAAAAGAGCTCACAATAATTGGCTTGCTATTTTTGCCAATATTCCGATGATTTTCCCTTACGCAATGTCGTTCAAAACCTACCATTTGATGCACCATGCCGAGCAAGGCGATGAACACCATGATGCCGATTTACCACACCCTGTAGAGGCGGGATTTTTCAAAGGATTATGGGGGAAATTGGTTTGGGCGTTCAATCAAATCCTATGCTACATCATTCGTCCTTTATTTGTACATCCCTTAAAAATGAAAAAGTGGCACTTCATTAACATGGCATTTCAGTTCCCTGTTATTGCGGTGTTCATCTATTTTGCCGGATGGCAGGCTCTTCTTTACTTAGCCGTGTCAGTATTTTTTGCAGGAAGTTTACATCCCCTTGCCGGACATTTTATTTCTGAACATTATGTTTTTGAGGAAGGACAAGAAACCTATTCCTATTACGGTCCGTTAAACAAGCTCTCCTTCAATGTAGGATTTCATAACGAGCATCATGATTTCCCCCGCATTCCGGGATCCCGGTTACCAAAGCTTAAGAAATTAGCTCCCGAGTATTACGATGATTTGTACGCCCACAGTTCATGGACCCGGGTACTTTATAAATTCATCACCAATTCGGACATCTCCTTACATAGCCGGGTTAGACGAAAGAGCTCTCAAAACAGAAAGTAA
- the recQ gene encoding DNA helicase RecQ has protein sequence MNHTETTFDTMPDLQKAEHILYDVFGFEEFRSLQKDIIENVLQKRDTLAVMPTGGGKSLCYQIPALIFDGLTIVVSPLISLMKDQVDQLTAYGISASYLNSSLSPREYQNTLDLIRRNKLDLLYLAPETLLKGNVLNLLSGLNVECVAIDEAHCISEWGHDFRPEYRQLADVTNRFTNAVTLGLTATATPRVQEDIATSLGLKNANTFVASFNRENLYLNVESKNNTLQQVINFIRRHEGESGIIYCFSRKQVDQLSQDLNANGFKSLPYHAGLGEQERAQNQDAFIKDEVDIIVATIAFGMGIDKPDVRFVVHHDMPKNIESYYQQIGRAGRDGLQSDCLFLFSYGDAAKIRYFIDQKAEAEQRVAEQHLQKLMEYVEAHQCRRIKLLQYFGEHFNEPNCGMCDFCTGNTPEKENITIPVQKFLSTMARTDQKFGYHHIKNILVGSRRKEVLKFGHDQLSTYGIGKEFSRPEWKQLYRELMKQDIIVREFEHKSLKLTPKAVEILKGEQEVFGVIEEPQKKAQTGNAKSEIESLDFNKNLFALLKEKRMNLAQQQEVPPYVIFADTSLIEMAYYCPKSKESFLQIHGVGRAKAEKYGTAFLDIITGFSKEYNLEERSKSDRKRKSTVRKTLSKSSRPYEVGQLFCEGDSISDIAAKISVKESTVVGYLIKFVRAGNKIPTDKILQASNLSSSELKKVRKAFDEHGTEMLRPVFEALSEEITYDELIVVQLHLISEG, from the coding sequence ATGAACCATACAGAAACCACTTTTGATACTATGCCGGACCTCCAAAAAGCTGAACATATTCTTTATGATGTTTTCGGCTTTGAGGAATTCCGGTCGCTCCAAAAAGATATAATTGAAAACGTTCTTCAAAAGCGTGATACCCTTGCCGTAATGCCTACCGGTGGCGGGAAGTCACTTTGCTATCAAATCCCTGCACTCATATTTGATGGACTTACCATTGTTGTTTCTCCCTTGATTTCACTGATGAAAGATCAGGTTGATCAACTTACCGCTTATGGAATTTCCGCTTCGTACCTGAACAGCTCACTTTCACCCCGGGAATACCAAAACACGCTCGACCTTATCCGCAGGAACAAATTGGACCTTTTGTATTTGGCGCCGGAAACTCTGCTAAAAGGTAATGTCCTGAATCTGCTTTCAGGACTTAATGTTGAATGTGTGGCCATTGATGAGGCCCACTGTATTTCGGAATGGGGACACGATTTCCGGCCGGAGTACAGGCAGCTGGCTGATGTCACCAATCGATTCACCAATGCAGTTACCTTAGGACTTACTGCTACCGCAACACCCCGCGTTCAGGAAGATATTGCGACATCTCTGGGGTTGAAAAACGCCAATACTTTTGTCGCCAGTTTCAATCGTGAGAACCTGTACCTGAATGTTGAATCAAAAAACAACACTCTTCAGCAGGTGATTAATTTTATACGAAGGCATGAGGGGGAATCAGGGATTATCTATTGTTTTTCCAGAAAACAGGTGGACCAACTTTCACAGGACCTGAATGCAAATGGATTCAAATCTCTGCCCTACCACGCCGGACTTGGAGAACAGGAGCGCGCCCAAAACCAGGATGCCTTCATCAAGGATGAGGTGGACATTATTGTAGCCACTATTGCATTCGGTATGGGTATTGATAAACCGGATGTTCGGTTTGTTGTGCACCACGATATGCCAAAGAATATCGAATCATACTACCAGCAAATTGGCCGCGCCGGGCGTGATGGGCTGCAATCCGATTGCCTGTTTCTGTTCAGTTATGGAGATGCTGCCAAGATCCGATACTTCATTGACCAGAAAGCGGAAGCCGAACAACGGGTGGCTGAGCAGCACTTGCAAAAGCTGATGGAGTATGTGGAGGCCCACCAATGCCGGCGTATCAAGTTGCTGCAATATTTTGGAGAACATTTCAATGAGCCCAATTGCGGAATGTGTGATTTCTGCACCGGCAATACGCCCGAAAAAGAAAACATCACTATTCCTGTTCAGAAATTCCTGTCAACAATGGCGCGGACTGACCAAAAGTTCGGGTATCACCATATCAAAAATATCCTGGTAGGTTCACGCCGCAAAGAAGTTCTAAAGTTTGGGCACGACCAGCTTTCAACTTATGGAATTGGAAAAGAATTCAGCCGGCCGGAGTGGAAACAGCTGTATCGCGAACTCATGAAACAAGACATCATTGTTAGAGAGTTTGAACATAAAAGTTTGAAGCTTACTCCCAAAGCCGTGGAAATCCTCAAGGGGGAACAGGAGGTTTTTGGAGTGATAGAAGAACCTCAGAAAAAAGCGCAAACCGGAAATGCTAAATCCGAAATCGAGTCGCTCGACTTCAACAAAAACTTATTTGCCTTATTAAAGGAAAAGCGGATGAACCTGGCTCAACAGCAAGAGGTTCCACCCTACGTTATTTTCGCAGACACCTCGTTGATCGAGATGGCTTATTATTGTCCCAAGTCAAAAGAGAGTTTTTTGCAAATTCATGGGGTTGGTCGTGCAAAAGCGGAGAAATACGGCACGGCTTTTCTTGACATCATTACCGGCTTCAGTAAGGAGTATAACCTGGAAGAAAGATCAAAGTCTGACCGGAAAAGAAAAAGTACCGTTAGGAAAACCTTAAGCAAAAGCAGTCGTCCTTACGAAGTGGGCCAATTGTTTTGCGAGGGAGACAGCATCTCGGATATAGCTGCAAAAATCAGTGTTAAGGAAAGTACGGTAGTCGGATATTTAATCAAGTTTGTAAGAGCAGGAAATAAGATACCCACTGACAAGATCTTGCAAGCATCGAACCTGAGTAGTTCTGAGCTGAAAAAGGTAA